In Tachysurus fulvidraco isolate hzauxx_2018 chromosome 1, HZAU_PFXX_2.0, whole genome shotgun sequence, a single window of DNA contains:
- the LOC113649278 gene encoding paraneoplastic antigen Ma1 homolog encodes MSSLAESKLVDRCTQPIVDVPSYRKLRVFSGIKPVPTGEEEYEVWMEQATQMIMEWQCNDAAKRQHIVESLRGPAADIIRFLKVSNSSAMATDYLAVLDTTYGSTESGADLMASFRHTFQQEGEKLSVFLYRLDKLLHRAPLRGGVDATGLDQARLEQLFKGALTNNLVALRVRMMHTLRDPPSFSQLMREVREEEHWVSVRESTKASVATAAVSQVPMTAAVGASQASLTRVASEVDGLRQNIKELTTLVLKLLSTATGTPAGVAQNAVSPILENPATAVFSEAVALDRAGPSVPSLVSGIFCYKYGEDRHLKRDCTRSENLRLVNQKLLKRTQGRVPGNFPGAR; translated from the exons ATGAGCAGTTTGGCGGAAA GTAAGCTTGTGGATCGCTGCACCCAGCCGATTGTTGATGTGCCCAGCTACAGGAAGCTGAGGGTGTTCTCGGGCATAAAGCCTGTCCCTACAGGCGAAGAGGAGTATGAGGTTTGGATGGAGCAGGCTACACAAATGATTATGGAGTGGCAGTGCAATGATGCTGCTAAGAGGCAGCACATTGTAGAGAGTCTGCGGGGGCCTGCTGCAGATATTATCAGGTTCTTAAAGGTTAGTAATTCCAGTGCTATGGCTACTGATTATTTAGCTGTCCTTGACACTACTTATGGTTCTACTGAGAGTGGTGCTGACCTTATGGCCTCATTTCGTCATACCTTCCAGCAGGAGGGGGAAaagctgtctgtttttctttatcgCTTGGATAAACTGCTCCACCGTGCACCTCTGAGAGGGGGAGTGGATGCCACTGGTTTGGATCAGGCTCGCCTGGAGCAACTGTTCAAGGGCGCACTCACCAATAATCTGGTGGCTTTGCGTGTACGAATGATGCACACTTTGAGAGATCCCCCGTCTTTTTCTCAGCTCATGCGAgaggtgagagaggaagagcatTGGGTGAGTGTTAGAGAGAGTACAAAAGCCTCTGTTGCCACTGCGGCTGTTTCACAGGTGCCTATGACTGCTGCTGTTGGGGCTTCCCAGGCATCATTGACTCGGGTAGCATCTGAGGTAGACGGTTTAAGGCAAAATATTAAGGAGCTGACAACGCTAGTGTTGAAACTTTTGAGCACGGCTACGGGGACTCCTGCGGGTGTTGCACAGAACGCTGTGAGCCCCATTCTAGAAAACCCTGCTACAGCTGTCTTTTCGGAGGCTGTTGCCCTTGACAGGGCTGGGCCTTCTGTTCCTTCTTTGGTATCTGGCATTTTCTGCTATAAGTATGGGGAAGACAGACACCTTAAGCGAGATTGTACTCGCTCGGAGAACCTTCGCTTGGTTAATCAGAAGCTGCTCAAAAGGACCCAGGGAAGGGTGCCGGGAAACTTTCCTGGAGCTCGGTGA